In Sesamum indicum cultivar Zhongzhi No. 13 linkage group LG8, S_indicum_v1.0, whole genome shotgun sequence, the sequence TAGGTGGACAATTATCATTGCTATGGTATGAAGTGTTCCCGTCAGTGTCTGAATCACTACTAAAATTGATGTTCTTGAGTCGTGAAACTCCTTTTGAAGGAGACTCAATACCTGCTTCTAGAGAAGCTTTCAAATCTGAAAGTATGAAGGGTTCAATTAGTTTCCAGAACTCCGTTGCATGACTTCCAAGAAAACCCACCCAAAAAACTCGACCCTTCCATTTTATCCGAGAATTCAATGATTTTGCCTTAAATGCTTTGGCAATTCTCGGAACGTCTTCTTTCCTAGACTGCAGCTTCAACAAAATATCCCTGGATGATGTCCTGTAACCTCCATACATATACCAATATGCAAGAATGCGAGGTGTCAACCACCGGTGTATTAGATTGGGAATTGAGGGTATACCTTGTGGCCAAAACTGGTCAGCATAGAACTTAAAATAAGAGTGAGATATTGTCATAAACTCACAAGGAATATCATTGCCGCGATCATTGTCATCAACTGGCAACTTATCAGCTAACCACTCATGAAATTGGTTGTATATATGTCTCTTCAAAAAGGAATGAGTATTGGAATTCTCTCTAAACACAAAATGGACTGCATAACTCTTTTTCTCCTCATCTATTTTAACCCTTAAGCCACCCAATAGTAAACCTATCAGGATCTCTCTCTGTTCCTTGCTGAGCTTCAAGCTTATTGATTTTTGGACTTCTTCCTGGCTTAAACTCAAGATGCTCTCGAGCTTCTCCATCAAGGAAGATTCAGTTTCATATTTCTTCTcacacataaaattataaatctgtTTTGCCTTAGCATATTGGCCACATGCGAGGTAGCCCCTCAAGATCGTGTTGCATGATCTGGTATTTACACCAATTGCCTCATCAGTAAACATCTGGTTGAAGATCTGTTCTGCCTTGGCAAGGTTTTCAGTTTGCACCAGAGAATTTAAGTACAAATTGTAAACATTCCGATTGGGACAACATGTCTCTAGGCACCAGAAGAAAGTGGACTCCACTTTATCGTGCAAGCTTAAATTGGCATACATATTCATCATAGCAATAAAAGATGGCATCAAGGGTTTCATGCCACTATTTATGAACTCTATCATGAGAGATTCTGCAAGTTCTATCTCTTGGGCTTTACATAATACCTCTACGACTTTGTAGTATGAAACAACATTGGATGAAATCCTTTCCTGCATAACCCTGAATATTTCCAAACATTTCATTGGTTTCCCGACCCTCGAATAGACATCCATTAGACACAAAAAAGCTTGAGCTGGAGGTTTGTTGTTGGAAGAAATAATCTTTATCCAAGTTCTTTCAGCTTCTGCAACATCACCTTCCTTAGCACAAGCCCTTAACACTGACACAAGCACGTCCAAACTTTCTTCAATCCCCACTGCTTCCATCTCTGCTCTTAGTGacaaaattctttctttatctATGTCATCTTGATAACTATGGAGCCATATAAGCCCACCATAAATATCATTATGTATTTTCAGTCCACATGTTGTAagattgtgaaaaataaactcTGCTTGTTTAAGATGATGTTTACAAGAGCTTCCTGCTTTGCTCACAAGAGCCCTAAAAAGATAATTGTGCAAGCTTAGTCGAGGCTTGTAACTTCCCAAATGGATCATTTGATTGTAAATAATGCATGCTTCCTGTAGACAACTTGAAGCTGAAGAACTAAGGTAGGCAACAATCAGAATATGAAATGTGGATTCTTTAGGAACTAGACCTTGGTTAATTATATCATCAAATATCTCACGGCACTTCAAGTATTTTCGCTCCTTACCAATGTAATCTGCTAATTTGGTAGCAAGGGCAAAATCAAATCGAAACCAATGTTGCAGCATCATCCACTTGTACACCTAAGCCATACAAATCAAGCATTACCACAGGAGGATCATTAAATATCTTGGGCGTTCATAGACTATAGACCCTCTATAAGAACAACAACTACTGTGCTGCATCAGTTAGTCATTAAGGTTTGACTGACCTCCAATCAGATTTTAAACAAGAATATTGTCAAACAGACTATGTgttacaagaaaattgaatgaaacAACTAGCAATATACGTTGTAGAATAAAACAAAGTGATGATGTGAAGCACAAGACTACAGATTGATTCACTTCCATATAACACCTCCATCTAATTTACTAGATCAGTTCCTTTTTGAGAAATTCACATGTGCAAGTCAAAATTTTCCTAGTTGTACAAACTCAACCTAAATGATAACTATCAGTTGCAACGTTCATTAAACTTCACATTGTATCACACAACTCCAAAAGAGATAAATGGTTCAATTATGAAGAAACATACTTGCTTTCTTGTTTGATTAGTTTTGCCTTTAATCTCCTTGAGGTATACTCTTGAGGAAAAGAGGAAGGAGCTTTTGTTAATTGCTTGGTGACACAAAGGTTTCATCCAATGAagtgttttcttttctgcAGTTGGTTCATTGCTGTTCTCATAACACTGATTTAGTTCATTTCTTTGCATTCTTCTTCTGTCGGATGCATTATCTACTGATATGCAGTCAATATATCTTCTGTGTGCCATATGATCACTGTTTCACCACTGAGACTGTTCATTCCAGCTTATAACACTCTGTCACTCGAAATCCTGATTCCAGTTCAGAATTCAGTTGAATACATATCTTGcaagttttcttttcataatatGTTGCAATAATAAATCTTCAATAGCCTATTTAGCCTCCTCCCTCTTAGACAAATTTCACTGAGAAAAGATAGGGGATAGACTTTTAAGCTGCATTAATGCCCAGTGAGCTGGAGAAAACCAGAGGAAGctacaaacacaaacacatatTAAGCAATTGAACAGTATTCTAGTGCCAGCATGTAGTATCTCTATTAACCAGTACAATTTATCTGATTGGGGTGACTGATCCACATCTATAACTTCAAATAATGAgcttttaatataaataggcagcaagtcatggctatatatgTTTCCCATTTGtcagttcaaaaaattatgcaaagCCAGGGAATTTACTCATCGTCAATTAATCACGCCAAATGAATATTCAATGAAAAGTGTAATAAAAACTTTACCCTAAATGCAGCATCATTCTCGCGAATCCGCATGCAATGAACCGCAATATAAGTGCAATCATCTTGCCTGATCCACTTCCGCTGCGCATTGAGCACCCGAATAAATGTGCCCGACCTATGCGCCGGAAGCTCCTTGCATAGCCACGCTAATTTCGACCTCCGCCACTGTTCTGGAAGCTCCTCCAGCTCCTTCACCTCCACCGCCTGGGACCCAAACCGTTTCAACTCAGTCGACTCGAACGAGCCATCAAAGTTGAAACTTTCGGTTTCTTTATCTGTTAAGAAGCCATAATAATCTCCTTCCACCTCCTCTGGAGTGTCCGATACTAAACTTCCGGTGGAAACGGCGGCCGAGGAGGAGGAAAGAAGCGGAAGGGGGGGGTTACGGCACGTTTTGGAGGAGAGGGGCAGGGGAGAGAGGCGAAGGTGGTGGTAACACCTCTGGTTCTGGGAAGGTATAATTTGGCAATTAATGTAATGGAAGCTCAGAAGCATTGTTTGGGTGGAGAGTGGCTGCAACAACAGCTCGACGCCGAGGGGAAACTGATGGATGAATGGATCAGGATTCACTAAAATGGTGACCCGAATAGGATTTAAGTCCATTAGGACTAAggcaaaaatcaataaatgttaaaatgttcataatttaaatttaaattaaaatttagttgggtttgataaatatatatattatttattcttttattcaataaaGCTTGAGCGAAGTGGGCTCCAACAATTGGGCCTGAAGcccaataattattaacatgAGACTCCAGCCCAGGCCAGCTCAGCCCAGATAATAAAAAACTGGGGGACGTGTCGAGCAAGTTAAACGCCTCCCAGTTCCATTGCGGCAGAGGCCCACCACTAaagtaataaagaaaagagtaTAGGGTAGTTTCGTCATTCAGTACCTTATTGAAATGGCATCACCGCAGCAATAGTAGCcacttttcttaaatataaaaaaataaaaataaataaaaaaaagggctcccacacccacacccacacccacaccctcTCTGGAAGCAGAGAGAAGAAAGCAACTGTCTCTTTTTGCGCAAAACTAAAAGCCAGTTTACTTCACGAGcaccttctctctctctctctctctctctccccacCTATACGTTCACgtataaagtatatataaaccCTTAACTGATATCGCTGTTTTCAAGATATATATGCAATAAAGTGACGCAATAAGATTATGGAAAGCCGAAAATTTATGGTCAAATTATTGGTGGTGATGAGTTGTGCTTGAGGTGTTATGAGGTAAGTGAGTTCTTCACGGGGCAACCGTCTCTGTCATCCTTCACCTGAACTCATCGTTTCGTGATTCATGTCTTGCCACGTGAggctcttttctctttctttctttcgaAGATTTTCACTTCTTCTTTCTTAGCTTTCTGGGCAGCTGAGAATTTTTCTGCTAATGGGAGTTCGGGTTTGGTGATCGACCGTTGTTTGGGGAGTAAGGGGTTTCGTGAGGTGGGGGGAAATTGTGGATGGATCGACCGCCTGTGACGGTGGGGCCGCCGGGGATGGACATGCCTATTATGCATGATAGCGATAGGTATGAGCTAGTGAGGGATATTGGGTCGGGCAATTTTGGGGTGGCGCGGCTCATGAGGGATCGCCAGACAAATGAACTTGTTGCTGTTAAGTACATCGAGCGGGGTGAGAAGGTAATTTGGTTGCTGCCCACTTTTTTGCTGATTTTCGTTGTTCTTGATCAAGATACTTTTACGTTATCCGAAGGGTTGTAGTTGTGtatttgtttgtgtgtgtgtctctTCAAACCTTCTGTTTGAATGTTTGTGGAACAGAGGAAAGACGGTTGTGGTTTGTGTTGTGATCTTGTTCACTTCACTGGGAATAACACCTGGAAGTTGGAGATTCTAGACAAGTTTTGCCAGCGCTTGATTTCTAACTCTCACCATTTCAAGTCTTCTGTCGCCTTACTGCCAAGTCTATCTATAGTTAAACACGGTTCTTTCATGTAAATAGTAGCCGCACAAAAGACTTCTGGGTTGGGTTCCATTAGTTCCAAAAGATGCAATTTTTAGTTAGGCTCTAGATTCTTAGCCTACTTTATCACCATTAAATACAAGTGTTGTTTATCTCTTTCTTGTGCTTACATACCATGTGACAGATCGATGAAAATGTGCAACGAGAAATCATCAACCACAGATCTCTCAGGCATCCCAATATTGTCAGATTTAAAGAGGTAAATCTGTTTCCAAAATCAGTTCACGTCTCTTCGTATTTTGAAGCTCACCAATGCTCGTTGCATAAATGTTGTTCTAGGTAATACTGACGCCAACCCATTTGGCTATTGTTATGGAATATGCATCTGGAGGAGAGCTTTTTGAACGAATATGCAATGCAGGGAGATTCAGTGAGGATGAGGTAGTGTCTTTCCCTGCATTATTCTTGGTGTTGGGGTTGTTCATCTCACGGTAATGGTTTATTCCTTCTAACTTTTGCTACAGGCGAGATTTTTCTTCCAGCAACTCATATCAGGAGTCAGCTACTGTCATGCCATGGTACTTGAATTGTGCTCTcgtttttcatcattttgctTAGAGCATATGATTGGTGTAAACTTTTCTACATTTGTGTAATTTCTGAAGCAAATATGCCATCGTGACTTGAAGTTGGAGAATACACTACTGGACGGAAGCCCAGCTCCTCGACTGAAGATTTGTGATTTTGGGTATTCCAAGGTATATCATCTTCTCTTATTCCAGCTTTTGAGTTGTCATCTTTCTTCTGCTCCCCATTTTGTTTCCTGGCTAcctttatttgattttattacgtGTACTCATGGTTTTACAAGAACATCTGCATGGAGAAGtcaaaattatactttgtGAAGGAATTTTCACCATGGGTGTAGCATATGAGGGTAACACTGATTGATGGGGAAGTAGTCACTGCATTCTATCTTCTCTTATTTGGTCCTTTCGTCTGTATAACAACTCTGCATGCCTCATTGCAGTCCTCAGTGCTTCATTCACAACCAAAGTCAACAGTTGGCACCCCTGCATATATTGCTCCAGAAGTGTTGCTTAAAAAGGAATACGATGGAAAGGTGAGTGGTTTATTACGATTCTTGGGCTTTATAGTAAGAAGATCCCCTGTTTTgatatgtatttcaattggcTGAGTTGTCTTAAATATGGGCAAAACTGGAGCTTGAAATTTTGCCATTCTTTATTGACCTTtaaacattttttgtttcgCGGTTATGATTTATTTGCCAGTACTTGTATAGATTGCAGACGTGTGGTCTTGTGGAGTAACTTTATATGTCATGTTGGTTGGTGCATATCCTTTTGAGGACCCCGAGGAACCCAAAAACTTCAGGAAAACAATACAGGTTCTCTTTATGGTGTATTCTAGTTTCATTGATTTTTCTCTTCTACTTACTTATTCAAGTGTTGGACACTGGCAGCGAATCTTGAATGTTCAATACTCAATCCCAGATTACGTGCATATATCTCCAGAATGCCGGCACTTGATTTCAAGGATATTTGTGGCGGACCCTGCAAAGGTCAGTTAGTATGCTTTCTGGGCAAGTGATTATGTGCATTTGTAGACATACAATCTTGTGATAGAGTAGCTTTCATGGTTTCAGGTCCTAAAACATATACTATACTCATATTTTAATCATCTTGTCGTAATTAAGCTTCCTAAATTCTCAGATTCATTTACATGTGTTACGTCTGGCAGAGAATTACAATCCCTGAAATAAGGAACCATGAATGGTTTCTAAAGAACCTTCCTACAGATCTCATGGGAGATAACATGGAAAACAACCAGTTTGAAGAGCCCGATCAACCCATGCAGAGTGACGAAGAAATTATGCAAATAATAACGGAGGCTACTATCCCACCTGCTGGAACAAACAGCCTGAATCAGTATCTCACTGGTAGCCTGGATATCGATGATGACATGGATGAAGATTTGGAGAGCGATCCTGACCTAGACCTTGATAGCAGTGGAGAAATCGTTTATGCAATGTGATTACAAGTTAATGCCTCTGTATGAAAGATGCTTCATTTCCACTCCGCTGCGCTTCTTAACCCTGtccaaaaggaaaaattggGAGAATCATTTGCCTAATAGCATTCTGTAATCTGATCTCCGAATGAACTGCTTGTTGTACCATGCctacttttttcttctctcttgcAATCTCTTTGCTGCTGTATGTTAGTACACTATGCAATTTGTTGACATTGAATTGTCCATCTGTGCCTGCGAGAAAAGAATGATTTGCTTGATGTTTTTTAAGCTTTCTACATGAAGTtcgataaattataataaatagaatgggaataaatgtgtgtgtgtgtgtgtgtgtgagagagagagagagagagagagagagattttcttgaaatgctGTAATGAACTACAATTCTATAGTATttcttgtaattacaattttcagaATTACGTTGATTTAGAATAAAATCGCAACATTTGCAACATTCTCGGGAAATAGACAAATGCAGAAAGGAAttagataaaatgaaatgatgcAAAAAAGatctgcttttttttttttttttaatattccaGCAATTACCTTTCACCGGAGCTTGCTTTGTCACatgataattagatgtatGTAGATGAAGAAATACATCTTCAACGTCTACTCAAAATACAGAGTGGCTGAGCACGATAACACTTGAGGTAAAACAAATTTCAGGTTAACTATAATGAAAACTTTTATCCTCTCAAAACTTCAGCTGCTCTTATGAAAACGATTCAATCAGGAGCATGCCCATCTTTAGCTATTGACGGGGAAGGTCTTAATCAACCACCTGAAAGGGAAGAGCAAATCTTAGCCTATCCAACGATTGATAGCTGCAGAATTATGATATATCGTAAATCAGCCATACAGTACATAATTTCGACGATAATCAAGATTCATGAATCATCGCAAAGATGAAGGTACCATTCTAAGGAAACAAAGGGATGGAAAGGAGTCCAGTGTTTTCTGGAATTCCCATCATCAAGTTCAGATTTTGTAATGCCTGACCAGAAGCTCCTTTGACAAGGTTATCAATCTGCATATGGTGTCCCAGAGTTTAGCCCAAAAGTAGAAGCTTACAGCTTATCTAAAAACATCAATGTTCAGTAGAAACAGCAAAGAAAGAGAAACTTACAACAGAGATAATAATTGCTCTTCCAGGGATCCGATCAGGGAATACATTCATCAAGCAATAATTGGATCCTCTAACATGTCGTGTATGAGGAATTTCATTCTTCTTCAACAAAACGACAAATTCCTctttctgtaaaaaaaaaaaaaggccatTAATTCTGTTTAACTACCAACTCAGACTAGCGAGATAAAGAAGCAAGTTCTCCCAGCAAATTATAGAAGCATTATAGTAATTGTGCATCATCTTCCCGGGGTTCAAGAAATCAAATGGACAGGCACATTTGGGAAGTATCTGCaattcttttagttttatgacaaaaagaaattttgaagaacCTTTACAGGTCCATGATTTTCAAATCACTCAGTCGATAGACAAGAGCTTCCAGTGCATTTAAGCAGTTATATTTGATACTTAGACAAGTTCAGGTAGCTTAGCTTCTTCCACTTTTGAACCCCTATAGAGAAAAGGAGAACTTTTGAATTATGGGGTTGATTCTGCTCATGATAATGCAACTGAGAGACAAGTGATAATAAATGTTGATACACCAATGAGAAAATAGGCCATTTACCTCATAAAAGTTCCTTAAATGCTGATACAGATCCTCAGTGGATGCTCCAGGGGCCATTTCCACATATATAGTTGATTGCATACCACGGCTCTTGAAGATAATGGATGTGAGTTTAGATATTGATAACTTGATGTATCACTTATAAGTCTGAGAGCAGCTATTACCATTGGCATTAAATGTGGAGTGAAGCTGACAGTAACTTTTGCTTTCGCAGCCTCTGATAATCCTTGCTCAATTTCTGGCACTGGAGGTCACCAACAGAAAACAAAGTTACTTTCCTAgttgcaaaaagaaaaaaaaaaaagattgcaaTGTGCTTTAGCCTCCAACATAGGTGGTCTTGTAAAAAAAACTCATAACTTGTTACTTCACGTAATGTAAATCGACTGATAGATATTACATCCAAAAACTAGACTGACAGGCTAATCTGAACCCTCCATAGTCCATTATCGAAATTCTTAGGGCTTGTTCCTATTCTTAATATCAGGAAAGTTGCACCAATGGAAGAAAAATGCTGCATAAAAAACTCAATCACTAACCATGGCGATGCCTGGTTACACCATAAGAATGTATTCCTTCTGCTATTTCAGTGTACAGATTTGCCTCTTTAGCACCACGTCCTGCATGCAAACGAATGTGAAAGTTAATCAGCCACTATAAGCAAAATTAGTGTTTTTCACTGCAAAAAACTGAACTAATATCCAAACCTGCTCCACTAACACCAGATTTTGAGTCCACAATGATATTCTTAACTTCAATAAGATTGGCCTGCAAGCAAGTGAAGTAAAAGNNNNNNNNNNNNNNNNNNNNNATTTTGCCATAGTGTCAAAATTAAACTTGTCTAGACTGGATAACTCTCTCTCTATGCAAGAGGATCCTGATATTTTCATACATCTAGTACCCAGCATGTGGATACTTTAGTAGGAAAGACATTTAAAACAAACTTCAAAGATCCAACTAAAGATTCTTGACagagttaaaaaattagaaaagctAGATATTTCTCTGAACTCAGTGCTGCCTACTCAAAGATCCTAACTTGTATTCACATACCTGTTAGGAAACTCCATGAGTAGAATACTTGAAAATATGAACAGAtacaattttcacaaaatgaCAGAGAAATAAAGCTAAATCTACCATCTTAGCTTAAGGATTGGGAGTGGATCTTAAAATCAATACATATTATGCGTTGGGTTACAAGTTTGGACAACTCAAGCCAGAGGAGTTTGGTTCTGAGGCAGGCCCTTTTTTGTTGAATGTTCAAGATCGAATCCATGGTTTATTGCTCCATACGACACATTAGCTATTCATGTTTTGAAACTCATTAGATAAATTCCTGACTACGCAGATATGTAAATGGTAAAACCAAACCAACCTTTATCAAGGGGATAAGAGGAAGCTGAATAGAAGTGGGATAACAGCCAGGATTTGCCACTAGGCGCGCACTTTGGATCTCAGTTCTAGATATCTCCGTCAAGCCATATACAGCTTCTTTCTGCATATATGATCACAGAGGATTTAGATGCAGATAAAAGGGCTAAATCTTTTCCTGTTCTTGCTCCTATTTGTTATAGTGTTTGGGCACTGTGGTGGTAGTCCTAAACCACTGGACGCCTTGCCAACCCATGAACTGGCTTCTACTTTCTTAGAAACACAACCTcgtcaaattaaatcatattggATGTTTATCCACCAATCAGGACAGACAAGAAAACGGACCTGTAATTCTTGCCCTCTATGAGGCTGACCATACCATTCCTCATATTCACCAACATCCCGGAGCCGAAAGTCCTACATAACCATCATTCATGAAGGATGTCAGCAGAAGAAAATTACTGCACACAAGCTATAAGACAAGACAGCTGCTTAGTTTAGATCTAGTAAATACCGCCGATAGATCTACTATCTTTAAACTACTTGGCAGACCTTTGATAATTTCCTGCAAAACGAAGAGCTATTCCTTCAATATAATGATAGCAATAACCATGAATTTGCATATTAAAAGTCTGGAAAAGGAGGTGAAACAAAACAGACTGCAGGTTGAGAATGGTGGTAGTTTGTGGAGAGAACAATTAAAAAACCTGAGTTGTCCCATGGGGCAAGCAACAGAACACAGCATCTACATTAGAAAAATCTGCATCCTTGACAGCAACCATATCAGGCAAATCCTGTCGAATCATATGTAATGAAAAGATTGAGATATTAACTgcagagaaaaaaaatatcaaagttGGGCAATTTGCAACCTTCACTGAGAAAAATTGAGATGCCTGACGACCATGTTTCAAAAAGGTTTTAATGGGGCAGGTGAATGATAAGATATtcaatacaataataaataaggaaaaaaagaacattACAACATAGACAGTGGCAAAGTTTTCATTCACAACAATAATGCAGTACATACTTGCTTGACTAAATGAGGAAACACTGATCCAATTGATTGGCCAGCTTTTCTATCTGCTGTCATCAGAGTAATCTGAAAGTTGGGATGATTAGCGAGCAGCCTAATTATCTGCACCAAGAAATAAGAAAGTGAATAAAGCTAAATGGCAAGAAGACAAAATCAAGTAGAAAATACATGAAGAGGAAACTAATCCTTCGAACTGTAATACAAAAACCCACTTTACACAGTAAAAAGCAAATGTACAATGAAAGATACCTCAGAACCAGTGTAACCACTGGCCCCAAGAACCCCAATCCGGAACTTTTCGAATTTTTTAGCCTTAAATTCTTCAGACTGTAAGCTCGTTGGTGCTGACGTGGCAACAGAAGCTCTAAGACAAAGCTTCTTGACCCttgaattcttgatttcattCTACAAAAAGATAACCAAATAGTCTCGTCATAATCCCAAATAACTCCACAAAACCGTATGCTACAATCTCCAAATTAGTCAACTTCAATCGGTTTCATAAAATAAGTCGCATCAATCATCAGTAATCCCAGAAACCCACCACCCAAATGCTAAAAAGCTTTCAACTTTAACCAATTTCACAGGCAAAAA encodes:
- the LOC105169575 gene encoding pentatricopeptide repeat-containing protein At2g15820, chloroplastic isoform X2, with the translated sequence MAHRRYIDCISVDNASDRRRMQRNELNQCYENSNEPTAEKKTLHWMKPLCHQAINKSSFLFSSRVYLKEIKGKTNQTRKQVYKWMMLQHWFRFDFALATKLADYIGKERKYLKCREIFDDIINQGLVPKESTFHILIVAYLSSSASSCLQEACIIYNQMIHLGSYKPRLSLHNYLFRALVSKAGSSCKHHLKQAEFIFHNLTTCGLKIHNDIYGGLIWLHSYQDDIDKERILSLRAEMEAVGIEESLDVLVSVLRACAKEGDVAEAERTWIKIISSNNKPPAQAFLCLMDVYSRVGKPMKCLEIFRVMQERISSNVVSYYKVVEVLCKAQEIELAESLMIEFINSGMKPLMPSFIAMMNMYANLSLHDKVESTFFWCLETCCPNRNVYNLYLNSLVQTENLAKAEQIFNQMFTDEAIGVNTRSCNTILRGYLACGQYAKAKQIYNFMCEKKYETESSLMEKLESILSLSQEEVQKSISLKLSKEQREILIGLLLGGLRVKIDEEKKSYAVHFVFRENSNTHSFLKRHIYNQFHEWLADKLPVDDNDRGNDIPCEFMTISHSYFKFYADQFWPQGIPSIPNLIHRWLTPRILAYWYMYGGYRTSSRDILLKLQSRKEDVPRIAKAFKAKSLNSRIKWKGRVFWVGFLGSHATEFWKLIEPFILSDLKASLEAGIESPSKGVSRLKNINFSSDSDTDGNTSYHSNDNCPPNLL
- the LOC105169575 gene encoding pentatricopeptide repeat-containing protein OTP51, chloroplastic isoform X1, translated to MDLNPIRVTILVNPDPFIHQFPLGVELLLQPLSTQTMLLSFHYINCQIIPSQNQRCYHHLRLSPLPLSSKTCRNPPLPLLSSSSAAVSTGSLVSDTPEEVEGDYYGFLTDKETESFNFDGSFESTELKRFGSQAVEVKELEELPEQWRRSKLAWLCKELPAHRSGTFIRVLNAQRKWIRQDDCTYIAVHCMRIRENDAAFRVYKWMMLQHWFRFDFALATKLADYIGKERKYLKCREIFDDIINQGLVPKESTFHILIVAYLSSSASSCLQEACIIYNQMIHLGSYKPRLSLHNYLFRALVSKAGSSCKHHLKQAEFIFHNLTTCGLKIHNDIYGGLIWLHSYQDDIDKERILSLRAEMEAVGIEESLDVLVSVLRACAKEGDVAEAERTWIKIISSNNKPPAQAFLCLMDVYSRVGKPMKCLEIFRVMQERISSNVVSYYKVVEVLCKAQEIELAESLMIEFINSGMKPLMPSFIAMMNMYANLSLHDKVESTFFWCLETCCPNRNVYNLYLNSLVQTENLAKAEQIFNQMFTDEAIGVNTRSCNTILRGYLACGQYAKAKQIYNFMCEKKYETESSLMEKLESILSLSQEEVQKSISLKLSKEQREILIGLLLGGLRVKIDEEKKSYAVHFVFRENSNTHSFLKRHIYNQFHEWLADKLPVDDNDRGNDIPCEFMTISHSYFKFYADQFWPQGIPSIPNLIHRWLTPRILAYWYMYGGYRTSSRDILLKLQSRKEDVPRIAKAFKAKSLNSRIKWKGRVFWVGFLGSHATEFWKLIEPFILSDLKASLEAGIESPSKGVSRLKNINFSSDSDTDGNTSYHSNDNCPPNLL
- the LOC105169578 gene encoding serine/threonine-protein kinase SRK2E isoform X1, giving the protein MDRPPVTVGPPGMDMPIMHDSDRYELVRDIGSGNFGVARLMRDRQTNELVAVKYIERGEKIDENVQREIINHRSLRHPNIVRFKEVILTPTHLAIVMEYASGGELFERICNAGRFSEDEARFFFQQLISGVSYCHAMQICHRDLKLENTLLDGSPAPRLKICDFGYSKSSVLHSQPKSTVGTPAYIAPEVLLKKEYDGKIADVWSCGVTLYVMLVGAYPFEDPEEPKNFRKTIQRILNVQYSIPDYVHISPECRHLISRIFVADPAKRITIPEIRNHEWFLKNLPTDLMGDNMENNQFEEPDQPMQSDEEIMQIITEATIPPAGTNSLNQYLTGSLDIDDDMDEDLESDPDLDLDSSGEIVYAM
- the LOC105169578 gene encoding serine/threonine-protein kinase SRK2E isoform X2, whose amino-acid sequence is MDRPPVTVGPPGMDMPIMHDSDRYELVRDIGSGNFGVARLMRDRQTNELVAVKYIERGEKIDENVQREIINHRSLRHPNIVRFKEVILTPTHLAIVMEYASGGELFERICNAGRFSEDEARFFFQQLISGVSYCHAMLENTLLDGSPAPRLKICDFGYSKSSVLHSQPKSTVGTPAYIAPEVLLKKEYDGKIADVWSCGVTLYVMLVGAYPFEDPEEPKNFRKTIQRILNVQYSIPDYVHISPECRHLISRIFVADPAKRITIPEIRNHEWFLKNLPTDLMGDNMENNQFEEPDQPMQSDEEIMQIITEATIPPAGTNSLNQYLTGSLDIDDDMDEDLESDPDLDLDSSGEIVYAM
- the LOC105169577 gene encoding probable N-acetyl-gamma-glutamyl-phosphate reductase, chloroplastic, which encodes MGSLSSLNSIYIDRGSFPKCLNEIKNSRVKKLCLRASVATSAPTSLQSEEFKAKKFEKFRIGVLGASGYTGSEIIRLLANHPNFQITLMTADRKAGQSIGSVFPHLVKQDLPDMVAVKDADFSNVDAVFCCLPHGTTQEIIKGLPSSLKIVDLSADFRLRDVGEYEEWYGQPHRGQELQKEAVYGLTEISRTEIQSARLVANPGCYPTSIQLPLIPLIKANLIEVKNIIVDSKSGVSGAGRGAKEANLYTEIAEGIHSYGVTRHRHVPEIEQGLSEAAKAKVTVSFTPHLMPMSRGMQSTIYVEMAPGASTEDLYQHLRNFYEKEEFVVLLKKNEIPHTRHVRGSNYCLMNVFPDRIPGRAIIISVIDNLVKGASGQALQNLNLMMGIPENTGLLSIPLFP